Part of the Gemmatimonadales bacterium genome is shown below.
CCGCGCGTTCGTCGAGGCCCGCCGATGAAGGTTCTGGTGACGGGCGGCGGCGGGTTCATCGGGCTGCACCTGGCGCGCGCGCTGGCGGCGCGCGGCCGCGACGTCGTGGTGGCGGATAATTGGTCCCGCACCGGCGGGCCGGACGACGAGGTCGAGCGGCTGCGGGCCCAGCCCGGCGTCACGTTCGTGGACGCGGACCTGGCGGATGCCGGCGGGTGGCGCCGGCTGCCGGAGGGCATCGGCCAGGTGTGCCATTTGGCCGCGATCAACGGCACGAGATTCTTTTACGAGAAGCCGTACGAGGTCTTGCGCGTGAACCTGCTCGCCACCGTCCACTTGGTGGACTGGCTCGCCGCGACGCGGTTCCAAGGCAAGGTGGTGTTCGCGTCCTCCTCCGAAGTGTACTCTGGCTTGCACGCGATGGGCGCCTTGCCGCTGCCCACGCCGGAAACGGTGGGCAGCGCCTTTGCTGATCTGGCGAATCCCAGGATCTCCTACGGCGTCAGCAAGCTGGCCGGGGAGCTGTGCGTGCGGCACGGCGCGCGCGGCTGGCGGTGGAGCATCGTCCGCTACCACAACGTGTACGGCCCCCGCATGGGACGCGAGCACGTGATCCCTGAGCTGTGCGAGCGCCTCAACCGCCGGG
Proteins encoded:
- a CDS encoding NAD-dependent epimerase/dehydratase family protein, producing the protein MKVLVTGGGGFIGLHLARALAARGRDVVVADNWSRTGGPDDEVERLRAQPGVTFVDADLADAGGWRRLPEGIGQVCHLAAINGTRFFYEKPYEVLRVNLLATVHLVDWLAATRFQGKVVFASSSEVYSGLHAMGALPLPTPETVGSAFADLANPRISYGVSKLAGELCVRHGARGWRWSIVRYHNVYGPRMGREHVIPELCERLNRRDDPLKLFGAAPRRAFCYVDDAVQATQKVLDTPATDGEVLNIGNDTEEVTIRDLAERLIRLAGYRPSLEEAPAPEGSTMRRCPDLAKLRQATGFTPAVALEEGLRRTWAWYGAQAAAVRP